Proteins encoded in a region of the Watersipora subatra chromosome 5, tzWatSuba1.1, whole genome shotgun sequence genome:
- the LOC137396695 gene encoding putative ascorbate peroxidase, which produces MKSKVIIAAVLAFTTLLDSYDAALTFPINCNTRGTTGQSYRLPGETTEQGRQRRLEERCYCRPTLVQCQTGFQRPETSISSIKTSLKNFIEESLPTRLPASLRLVFHSCVGSTGCDGCINGNVNNNIGLMAVYDDAIDLWMSLGQPIGFADFIVLLGTVAVETGMAQEGGPGKRTLPFRTGRKSCRNPQNYNFMHSFPQGQDTRSLEFLMTEFGLTRRLAIALMGAHSLGRCRSENSGFVGPWDRTPEVLDNNYYLSLVNADWQLGDSPNGFTQWNAGGAMMLHADMTLIRDLNIASGERPTCTSASNCPLNGADNNEVQRYTQNQTEWANDFEKAFLKMVEHR; this is translated from the exons ATGAAGTCAAAG GTGATTATCGCTGCTGTTTTGGCATTCACAACACTGCTAGACTCTTATGATGCTGCATT gaCTTTTCCAATTAACTGTAATACCCGAGGAACAACAGGGCAGAGTTACAGATTACCAGGAGAAACGACAGAACAAGGTCGACAGCGAAGATTAGAAGAGAGATGCTATTGCAGACCTACTCTAG TCCAATGCCAAACAGGATTTCAAAGGCCAGAAacaagcatttctagcataaaaACATCACTGAAGAATTTTATAGAAGAGAGT TTACCAACAAGACTTCCTGCCTCACTGAGACTTGTATTCCACAGCTGTGTAGGGTCTACGGGCTGTGATGGCTGCATCAATGGCAATGTGAATAATAACATTG GTTTAATGGCTGTGTATGATGATGCAATCGATTTATGGATGAGCCTTGGCCAGCCAATAGGATTTGCCGACTTCATCGTTCTTCTGGGAACAGTCGCAGTTGAAACAGGGATGGCTCAAGAAG GCGGACCTGGTAAAAGAACCCTTCCCTTTAGAACTGGTCGAAAAAGCTGTCGAAACCCACAGAACTACAATTTTATGCATTCATTCCCTCAG GGCCAAGACACGAGATCTCTTGAATTTTTAATGACAGAGTTCGGTCTAACAAGGAGGCTTGCTATTGCTCTCATGG GTGCACACTCTCTGGGACGGTGCAGATCAGAGAATAGTGGATTTGTTGGTCCATGGGACAGAACCCCTGAAGTTCTTGACAATAATTACTACTTGAGCCTTGTGAATGCTGACTGGCAGCTTGGGGATTCTCCAAATGG ATTTACTCAATGGAATGCTGGTGGTGCAATGATGCTTCACGCTGACATGACACTCATCAGAGATTTGAACATAGCTAGCGGCGAAAGGCCAACTTGCACATCTGCAAGTAATTGTCCTTTAAATGGAGCAGATAACAACGAG